The genomic stretch CTGCCCGCTTCGAACAGGCCCCCGCCCACGGCGGGCGACAGGCCCACGAAGGTGTTCAAATCCACCCGCAAGTCGCCGCTGGCCCGGGCCTCATCCACCCAGCTGCGGGCGGCCTCGGCCAGATGCACCACTTCGTCGATGCGCGGGTCGTGGTCCAGAGCACGGCTGATGGCCTCCTCCAGGGTGAGCGGCTCCGCGGCGGCGGTGCAGGTCATCAGGGTCAGACCGGCGAGGGCGGCGGCCTTCATCACTGCCCCCCCTCGGCGGCCTTGCTGAACAACACCCGGCCGATCACTTGTTCCAGTATCAGCGCCGACTGCGACAGCCGGATACGGTCCCCGTCCTTGAGGTAACGCTCCTCCCCGCCGGGCTCTATGCCCACATATTGTTCACCCAACAGGCCCGACGTGAATATGCTGGCGCTGGAATCAGCGGGAATCCGGCGGTAGCGCTGCGAGACGTTCAGGGTCACCACTGCTTCATAGCTTTCATCGTCATAGGTGATGTCAGTCACGCGACCGACGCGTACGCCCCCCATGGTCACCGGAGAGCGCACTTTCAAACCGCCGATGTTGTCAAAGCGGACGGTGAGTTCATAACCTTGTTGATGAGTCAGCGCGGTGATGTTGCTGACTTTCATCGCCAGCACGAACAAGGCCGCCAGACCCGCGGCAACGAACAGACCGACAGCGATTTCCAAGCGGGTGGAGTTCTTCATTTTCAGCCTGACTTTCAAACCTCGTTGAACATGAGCGCGGTCAAAACGAAATCCAGGCCCAGCACCGCCAAAGCGGTGTGCACCACCGTCCGGGTGGTGGCGCGGCTGACCCCTTCGGAGGTGGGCACGGTGTCATAGCCTTCAAACACGGCAATCCAGGTCCCGACAAAACCGAACACCACGCTTTTGATCATGCCGTTGACGATATCGTCGTAAAAATCGACTTTGTTTTGCATCTGCGACCAAAAGGCGCCCGAGTCCACCCCCAGCAACCCGACGCCCACAAAGTAACCACCCAACACGCCCACCGCAATGAAAATGGCTGCCAGCAAGGGCATGGCGATGAGGCCCGCCGCGAAGCGCGGGGCGATCACCCGGCGCAGCGGATCCACCGCCATCATCTCCATGCCGGACAGTTGCTCGGTGGCTTTCATCAAACCGATTTCCGCGGTGAGCGCCGAACCGGCCCGCCCGCCGTATAACAAGGCGGCCACCACCGGCCCCAGTTCCCGCACCAGCGACAGCGCCACCATCACCCCCAGGGACTCTTCGGCGCCGAAGTCCACCAGAATATTGTAGCCCTGCAGCCCCATCACCATGCCCACAAACAAGCCGGACACGACAATGATCACCAGGGACAACACGCCCACCGCATAGACTTGTTGCACCACCAGGGACAGGCGGAAAACCAAGCCGGGCAGACCCAGCACGATCTGCAAAAGAAAGAGATGACCGCGGCCCAGGCGCTCGAACAGGGACAAGCCCCAGCGGCCCAGCTGTGCCAGCTTGTTCATTAGTTATTGCCGCTCCGCCAACAGGTCTTGGGCGTAGTCGGGGGCCGGGTAGTGAAAGGGCACCGGACCGTCCGGCAGGCCGTTCATGAACTGCTCCACCCAGGCCGAGGCGCTGCGCCCCAGCGCCTCCGGCGTGCCGTGACTGATGACCTTGCCGCCGGCGATTATGTAAATATAGTCGGAGATGGCCGCGGTTTCTTGCACATCGTGGGAGACCACCACGCTGGTCAGTGCCATGGCCTCGTTCAGATGATCAATGAGGGTGACGATGGCGGCTTTGGAAATGGGATCCAGGCCGGTGAACGGTTCATCGTACATGATCATCATGGGATCCAGGGCAATGGCCCGGGCCAGGGCCACCCGCCGCGCCATGCCGCCCGACAGTTCGCTGGGGCTGAGGTCGCGGGCGCCACGCAAGCCCACGGCGTGCAACTTCATCAACACCAAGTCACGAATCATGGCTGCCGGCAGCCGGGTGTGCTCACGCAGCGGAAAAGCGACATTGTCGAAGACGTTGATGTCAGTGAGCAGCGCACCGCTTTGAAACAACATGCCCATGCGTTTGCGCAACGCATACAACTCACGGCGGGGCAGCCGGTGCACCTCGCGGCCGTCCACTTTCACGGTGCCCGCATCGGGACGCAACTGACCGCCGATCAACTTGAGCAGGGTGGTTTTGCCCGTGCCACTGGGGCCCATGATGGCGGTGACCCTGCCCCGCGGGATGTCGATGTCCACACCGTCGAAAATCACCCGCCGGCCACGGCTGAAATGCAGGCCGCGTATCTCCACCACGTTGTCAGTTGCTGCCGCCGTCACCCCTGCTGAACCCCGATAGTACCGTTGTCTGCGACGCCCAAAATGCATGCCTCAAGGCTGAGGGATACTAAAGCTCAAACTGACCAAGCACAACATGCGCCTTGTAATAAAACATTTAACATCACCTGGCCGTCCGCTGACGGAATACCGCGGCGGCCCCGCTATTGGCCCGGCCATCAAACAGGCCTTCCCGATCACACCGTTGCCGCCATCA from Gammaproteobacteria bacterium encodes the following:
- a CDS encoding ABC transporter ATP-binding protein, giving the protein MHFGRRRQRYYRGSAGVTAAATDNVVEIRGLHFSRGRRVIFDGVDIDIPRGRVTAIMGPSGTGKTTLLKLIGGQLRPDAGTVKVDGREVHRLPRRELYALRKRMGMLFQSGALLTDINVFDNVAFPLREHTRLPAAMIRDLVLMKLHAVGLRGARDLSPSELSGGMARRVALARAIALDPMMIMYDEPFTGLDPISKAAIVTLIDHLNEAMALTSVVVSHDVQETAAISDYIYIIAGGKVISHGTPEALGRSASAWVEQFMNGLPDGPVPFHYPAPDYAQDLLAERQ
- the mlaD gene encoding outer membrane lipid asymmetry maintenance protein MlaD, whose translation is MKNSTRLEIAVGLFVAAGLAALFVLAMKVSNITALTHQQGYELTVRFDNIGGLKVRSPVTMGGVRVGRVTDITYDDESYEAVVTLNVSQRYRRIPADSSASIFTSGLLGEQYVGIEPGGEERYLKDGDRIRLSQSALILEQVIGRVLFSKAAEGGQ
- the mlaE gene encoding lipid asymmetry maintenance ABC transporter permease subunit MlaE, yielding MNKLAQLGRWGLSLFERLGRGHLFLLQIVLGLPGLVFRLSLVVQQVYAVGVLSLVIIVVSGLFVGMVMGLQGYNILVDFGAEESLGVMVALSLVRELGPVVAALLYGGRAGSALTAEIGLMKATEQLSGMEMMAVDPLRRVIAPRFAAGLIAMPLLAAIFIAVGVLGGYFVGVGLLGVDSGAFWSQMQNKVDFYDDIVNGMIKSVVFGFVGTWIAVFEGYDTVPTSEGVSRATTRTVVHTALAVLGLDFVLTALMFNEV